The following DNA comes from Enterobacteriaceae endosymbiont of Donacia clavipes.
ATTTTATATTAATCAATAATGTTTTTTATATTTATCATTATTGATTAATAAAAAATATACATAAATAATATAAATATATTAATTTTATTCAAATATTTTAGAATTTTTAAATCTTTTTTTAAAATTTTCTACACGACCTTTAGTATCTGTAATTTTTTGTTTTCCAGTATAAAAAGGATGGCATATATTACAAATATCTAAGCTTAATTCTTTATTATTATTTAAAGTTGATTTAGTATTAATAATATTTCCACAAGAACATTTAGCAGTAATATTATTATATTGAGGATGAATATTTTTTTTCATAATATACCAATAAATTAAATTTTTTAAAGATTATTTATTTATATATTGTATAAACATATTTTTTTATTACAAGATTTTTTTAAAAAAAATATAAGAATTAAAAATTATGAAAATAGTTAAAGTAGTATTTAATAATTCTATTTTATATCATAAATATGATTATATATTACCTAGTAATATAGTAGTAAATATTGGTTATAGAGTTATAGTACCAATAAAAAATAAACAGTATATAGGTATAGTAATAGAAATAAAGAAAACTTCTAAAGTTATGCCCAATAAATTAAAATATTTATATAAGGTTTTAGATGAAAAATCACTTTTTAGTTTTTTTATTTGGAATTTTGCAAAAAAAATATCCAAATATTATCAATGTCCTATCGGAGTTATTTTATTTCAAATATTACCTATTTTTTATAGAAAAAATAATAGATTTCTTATAAATTCAAAAGGTTTATATTCAAAAAATAATAAAAATATGTATAATTTTCAAATTAGATTAAAATTTTTAAAAAATAAAAAAATATTTTTTGATAATAAAAATAATATTAAATTACAAATTTATCTATTATGGATAAATAATATATTTAAGATTATATATTATAAAATAAATTTTTTTAAAACCTGGGTTTTACAAGAAAATATAATCTTTTTTAAAAAAATTGATATTTATTTAAACTTAGTAAAAGTTATGTTACTTCATAAAAAACAAATATTAATTTTAGCTCCTCAAAAATATAATATTTTATATTTATATCAATTTTTTATAAAATTAAACGTTTCCATTTGTTTATTACATTCAAATATTTCTATAAAAAAACAATTATTAACATTAGAAAATATAAAAAAAGGAAAAATATTAATAGTTATCGGTACAAAATTTTCTATTTTTACACAATTTTTTAAATTAGGTCTGATTATTATAGATCAAGAAAATGATTTTATTTATAAACAAAATAATAAATGTAAATATAACATAAGAGATATTGCTGTTTTAAGAGCAAAAATGGAAAATATTCCCATAATATTAAGTTCTAAAACTTTAAGTTTAGAAACTATAAATAATATTAATGTTAATAAATATAAATTTTTATTTTATAAAAACAAAAAAATATTATACAAAAAATATTTTAAATATATAATAATAGATATTAATAAAAAAATATTAAAATATAAATTATTTTCTCGTTTTTTAATAAAAATGATAAAAATTTATCTTAAAAAAAAAGAACAAATAATTATATATTATAAATATATAGGATATTCAACTATTATATTGTGTTATTTTTGTAAAAAAATATTAAAATGTATAGATTGTAATAAAAATTATATTTTTTATAAAAAATTATGGAAATTATATTGTAAATATTGTAAAAAAAATATTGATATGGTTTTATATTGCCCGTTGTGTAAAAAAAATTTTTTTATACCAATAGGTATTGGAATAGAACAGTTAAAAGAATTATTACAAAAATTATTTCCAAATATATTAATTTTTACTATAAATAGCAAAAATTTTTTAAAAAAAATTTCTTTGATACGTAATAATAAACCTTTAATAATAATTTCTTCACAAATTTTATATAAAGAATATTTTTTTATTTTAAAAAATAATTTAATAGTTTTATTAAATATAGATAATGTTTTTTTTTCAAAAAATTTTCGTACAATGGAATATTTTTCTCAATATATTTTTAATATATTAAATAATCATTTAGATACGAAAAAAAAAACAATTATTATACAAACAAATTATCCACAAAATAATTTTTTAAAAAAAATTTTTAAAAAAAATTATACATATAATGATATTGCTAATTATATATTATATGAAAGAAAAAAAATGTTATTACCTCCTTTTACTAATCATATTA
Coding sequences within:
- the rpmE gene encoding 50S ribosomal protein L31 — its product is MKKNIHPQYNNITAKCSCGNIINTKSTLNNNKELSLDICNICHPFYTGKQKITDTKGRVENFKKRFKNSKIFE
- the priA gene encoding replication restart helicase PriA; this translates as MKIVKVVFNNSILYHKYDYILPSNIVVNIGYRVIVPIKNKQYIGIVIEIKKTSKVMPNKLKYLYKVLDEKSLFSFFIWNFAKKISKYYQCPIGVILFQILPIFYRKNNRFLINSKGLYSKNNKNMYNFQIRLKFLKNKKIFFDNKNNIKLQIYLLWINNIFKIIYYKINFFKTWVLQENIIFFKKIDIYLNLVKVMLLHKKQILILAPQKYNILYLYQFFIKLNVSICLLHSNISIKKQLLTLENIKKGKILIVIGTKFSIFTQFFKLGLIIIDQENDFIYKQNNKCKYNIRDIAVLRAKMENIPIILSSKTLSLETINNINVNKYKFLFYKNKKILYKKYFKYIIIDINKKILKYKLFSRFLIKMIKIYLKKKEQIIIYYKYIGYSTIILCYFCKKILKCIDCNKNYIFYKKLWKLYCKYCKKNIDMVLYCPLCKKNFFIPIGIGIEQLKELLQKLFPNILIFTINSKNFLKKISLIRNNKPLIIISSQILYKEYFFILKNNLIVLLNIDNVFFSKNFRTMEYFSQYIFNILNNHLDTKKKTIIIQTNYPQNNFLKKIFKKNYTYNDIANYILYERKKMLLPPFTNHITLIIESYKKIILINFLNKFKKILKLKYINEKNFFIIGPASLIHNKRKGLFRKKIILQHLLKIKLHFITMNIRSIAKKIVNFNKIKLLINVDSTEW